A genomic window from Halogeometricum borinquense DSM 11551 includes:
- a CDS encoding zinc ribbon domain-containing protein — protein MSHEARNGDRGCPKCGHTETEMDSIATSGTGLSKFFDVQNRSFTVVTCASCGYSELYRKKSSGNLADLFLG, from the coding sequence ATGAGTCACGAAGCACGCAACGGCGACCGCGGTTGTCCGAAATGCGGCCACACGGAAACGGAGATGGACAGCATCGCCACCAGTGGTACTGGCCTCTCAAAGTTCTTCGACGTACAGAATCGCAGTTTCACGGTTGTAACGTGTGCAAGCTGCGGCTACTCGGAACTGTACCGCAAGAAGTCCAGCGGGAATCTCGCTGACCTATTCCTCGGGTAA
- a CDS encoding lipoate--protein ligase family protein: protein MTDDAPSGPLADREWRLIPEERRDGAMQMALDEIAAETAADGGPRTVRVYRWEPSTLSLGYHQDPETVDWGLCERENVTVTRRQTGGGGIYHDYDGDISYSIVAPKAELPGDLMESYHLLCEPILDAFARLGVAADFVEESMPEIWHPACYLRELHPAHDVVANGKKVSGNAQYRRNDAVIQHGSLTYSVTEAAHLDVFAGHDVTDSTFEARVGGIDEFADVTREEAVSAVESALADWADATVGEWTADELERARECAEEKYADDEWVRRDPRS from the coding sequence ATGACCGACGACGCCCCGAGCGGTCCGTTGGCCGACCGGGAGTGGCGACTGATTCCTGAAGAACGCAGAGACGGTGCGATGCAGATGGCGCTGGACGAAATTGCCGCTGAGACGGCGGCCGACGGCGGGCCGCGAACGGTCCGCGTCTATCGCTGGGAACCGAGTACGCTTTCTCTCGGCTACCACCAAGACCCCGAGACGGTCGATTGGGGGCTTTGCGAACGCGAGAATGTCACCGTCACCCGCCGACAAACCGGTGGCGGCGGCATCTACCACGACTACGACGGTGACATCTCCTACTCCATCGTCGCGCCGAAGGCGGAACTGCCGGGCGACCTGATGGAGAGCTATCACCTACTCTGTGAACCCATCCTCGATGCCTTCGCTCGTCTCGGCGTCGCCGCCGACTTCGTCGAAGAATCCATGCCGGAAATCTGGCATCCAGCGTGTTACCTCCGCGAACTACACCCTGCACACGATGTGGTCGCAAACGGAAAGAAGGTCAGCGGAAACGCCCAGTACCGCCGGAACGACGCGGTCATCCAGCACGGGTCGCTCACGTACTCGGTAACGGAGGCAGCGCATCTCGACGTTTTCGCAGGCCACGATGTGACTGATTCGACGTTCGAGGCTCGCGTCGGCGGCATCGACGAATTTGCGGACGTAACTCGCGAGGAAGCCGTTTCAGCGGTCGAATCTGCGCTCGCTGACTGGGCGGATGCGACGGTCGGCGAGTGGACTGCCGACGAACTCGAACGCGCGAGAGAATGCGCCGAGGAGAAGTACGCCGACGACGAGTGGGTCCGACGGGACCCGCGTAGCTAA
- a CDS encoding endonuclease/exonuclease/phosphatase family protein, whose translation MSPRDTFALSRRSVLRAGAAAGLGLTVPSVGAADQSRSTELTVATRNLGLGANLFALFLVESSDELARTIGDLYMDIERSAPSARMRAIADELARTRPDVVGVQEAALIRTETPGDGGEDGLDAEAVSFDFLDELTAALDETGTPYEVAQVKTTADAEFPGLVDDERIDVRLTDRDVFLVRSDADVTVSDSSAGTFDEALEIPVGDDRTFRVERGYGVISATADGREFTAVNTHLEASSESVRGSQADELASVLDDIDGRTVLLGDLNDGPAYKNGAYETLTSNLADAWKQARSDADGFTCCRSATLDGEESMPKRVDHVLVRSGVAATDAKLIGAGAESRLHTTVNGSSRTLWPSDHAGVVATLELGSGVSSAANTETGAVAETTATGGNGGDSTATPSDEDASTADDQSNESHSTTIRSPSSPSPSPSASPASSPGESGTATESPGFGPLVGALGVLAGVAERLRRRGD comes from the coding sequence ATGTCTCCCCGCGATACGTTCGCTCTTTCCCGACGGTCTGTCCTTCGCGCTGGTGCCGCTGCAGGACTCGGCCTCACGGTGCCGTCTGTCGGCGCAGCGGACCAGTCGCGTTCGACGGAACTGACCGTCGCAACGCGGAATCTCGGTCTCGGTGCGAATCTGTTCGCCCTGTTTCTTGTCGAGTCCAGCGACGAACTCGCTCGGACCATCGGTGACCTGTACATGGACATCGAACGAAGCGCTCCGTCGGCCCGGATGCGTGCTATCGCGGACGAACTCGCCCGGACACGACCCGATGTCGTTGGCGTGCAGGAGGCCGCACTCATCCGAACCGAAACGCCGGGCGACGGCGGAGAGGATGGACTTGACGCCGAGGCTGTCTCGTTTGACTTCCTCGACGAACTCACCGCCGCGCTCGATGAGACGGGTACACCCTACGAAGTCGCACAGGTGAAGACGACCGCCGATGCGGAGTTTCCCGGACTCGTGGATGATGAGCGAATCGACGTGCGACTCACCGACCGGGACGTGTTCTTGGTTCGCTCCGACGCGGATGTGACGGTATCGGACAGTTCCGCCGGGACGTTCGATGAGGCTCTGGAAATCCCCGTCGGCGACGACCGAACGTTTCGCGTCGAACGCGGGTACGGCGTCATCTCCGCGACCGCCGATGGTCGGGAGTTTACCGCCGTCAACACGCATCTCGAAGCATCATCCGAGAGCGTGCGCGGGTCGCAGGCCGACGAACTCGCTTCCGTACTGGACGACATCGATGGCCGGACGGTCCTCCTCGGTGACCTGAACGACGGTCCTGCGTACAAAAACGGAGCGTACGAAACGCTCACCTCGAATCTGGCGGACGCGTGGAAGCAGGCCCGCTCGGATGCCGACGGCTTCACCTGCTGTCGGTCGGCAACGCTGGACGGCGAGGAATCGATGCCCAAGCGGGTCGATCACGTTCTCGTGCGTTCCGGAGTCGCCGCGACGGACGCGAAGTTGATCGGTGCCGGTGCTGAGAGCCGCCTGCATACGACTGTGAACGGGTCTTCGCGGACGCTCTGGCCGTCCGATCACGCCGGCGTCGTGGCGACGCTCGAACTCGGGTCAGGGGTCTCGTCGGCGGCCAACACTGAGACTGGTGCGGTGGCGGAGACGACTGCGACGGGCGGAAATGGGGGAGACAGCACTGCGACTCCGTCGGATGAGGACGCATCGACCGCGGACGACCAATCGAATGAGTCACACTCGACGACGATCCGTTCGCCGTCGTCTCCGTCACCGTCTCCATCGGCATCGCCTGCATCGTCACCCGGCGAGTCGGGAACTGCGACTGAATCACCGGGTTTCGGCCCGCTCGTCGGCGCTCTCGGTGTTCTCGCCGGAGTTGCGGAACGTCTTCGACGACGGGGCGACTGA
- a CDS encoding plastocyanin/azurin family copper-binding protein, whose amino-acid sequence MQQRRRQFLKLTGVGLTASFAGCAANEDEGTETTTETATATPTPTATGGSQPPGADVLGGPNDLQSEASIRAAVLDGDQGAGKFVFTPAVVWVESGTTVSWSIEGMAHSVTAYHEDNDKPHRVPEGASAFDSGTLEAGTTFEHTFETPGVYNYYCTPHEGLGMVGLVVVDAPQGGPGTTDPAEDLSGAAAEHLSMQLDAAGIGEGGSEATAGYAWSDATWDSYWYSLYNMSTNIAMSGNGVLFPHNEEQQQAFDKRVPAMLKHADADKPPVKKPNLNMAPFTTGDPNFTQNPVLQGEDGRPDASTLKWDLSKSSKVVSPASVAWTHLKGVTWAKNFQTHFDTLPPGIAAKFRAQMLTTLAQIGVNATLIAGGPNENGALTQADGSFPLVSGFKPGTGEVVDGESRPNQHAAMLWYLSNLNSLAQNGWFGYVNPEPLVPAKKIQALTDGMAKATMQTFDPETILSTGTTRDLGVMLGGVGWYGTQAGSAEMRQSAVEYANALASAIENNHAGNGRIENGAENDAATQGVVAQGLLWADQLSGVDTQELATPVVGYLLDELWDADAGTFASSPDATTYHITSRDAGDTTGGLNAADVLLDVDVQETYARYFNQTFNRGRLQRAERPQSRDTNAEHTLPLPPAAGGEFGQAAVYNDAVEYDTESDAWAVVDDGFTTANALYLANQDIWISQWGGDFYRGRGVPGQAETPP is encoded by the coding sequence ATGCAACAGCGACGTAGACAGTTTCTCAAACTTACCGGAGTGGGTCTCACGGCATCGTTTGCTGGCTGTGCGGCCAACGAAGATGAGGGCACAGAGACGACGACGGAAACGGCGACTGCCACGCCGACACCGACGGCTACGGGCGGCAGTCAACCACCGGGTGCGGACGTACTCGGCGGGCCGAACGACTTGCAGTCGGAGGCGTCGATTCGGGCGGCCGTCCTCGACGGCGACCAAGGAGCGGGAAAGTTCGTCTTCACGCCCGCCGTTGTCTGGGTGGAATCGGGAACGACCGTCTCGTGGAGCATCGAAGGGATGGCTCACTCGGTGACGGCGTACCACGAGGACAACGACAAACCACACCGCGTTCCGGAGGGGGCGTCCGCGTTCGATTCGGGCACGCTCGAAGCGGGCACGACGTTCGAACACACCTTCGAGACGCCAGGCGTTTACAACTACTACTGTACGCCGCACGAGGGGCTGGGAATGGTCGGATTGGTCGTTGTCGATGCTCCGCAGGGCGGTCCGGGGACGACCGACCCCGCAGAAGACCTCTCGGGTGCTGCGGCCGAACACCTCTCGATGCAGTTAGACGCGGCGGGTATCGGTGAAGGTGGCAGCGAGGCGACCGCCGGCTACGCGTGGAGCGACGCAACGTGGGACTCGTACTGGTATTCGCTGTACAACATGAGTACCAATATCGCCATGAGCGGCAACGGGGTGTTGTTCCCGCACAACGAGGAGCAACAGCAGGCCTTCGACAAGCGAGTTCCGGCGATGCTGAAGCACGCCGATGCGGATAAACCGCCGGTGAAGAAGCCCAATCTGAACATGGCTCCGTTCACAACGGGCGACCCGAACTTCACGCAGAACCCCGTCTTACAGGGCGAAGACGGTCGTCCCGACGCGTCCACGCTCAAATGGGACCTCTCGAAGTCCTCGAAGGTGGTCAGTCCGGCGTCAGTGGCGTGGACACATCTGAAAGGCGTCACGTGGGCGAAGAATTTCCAGACGCACTTCGACACGCTCCCGCCGGGGATTGCGGCGAAGTTCCGCGCGCAGATGTTGACGACGTTGGCCCAGATCGGTGTCAACGCGACGCTTATCGCGGGTGGCCCGAACGAGAACGGCGCGCTGACACAGGCGGACGGGAGCTTCCCGCTCGTTTCAGGCTTCAAACCGGGAACCGGCGAAGTCGTCGATGGTGAGTCGCGTCCGAACCAGCACGCGGCGATGCTGTGGTATCTCTCGAACCTCAACAGTCTCGCACAGAACGGCTGGTTCGGCTACGTGAATCCCGAACCGCTCGTCCCCGCGAAAAAGATTCAGGCGCTCACCGACGGGATGGCAAAAGCGACGATGCAGACGTTCGACCCTGAGACGATTCTCTCGACGGGGACGACGCGCGACCTCGGCGTGATGCTCGGCGGCGTCGGATGGTACGGAACACAGGCCGGATCAGCGGAGATGCGACAGTCTGCGGTCGAGTACGCGAACGCGCTCGCATCGGCCATCGAAAACAACCACGCCGGGAACGGCCGCATCGAGAACGGGGCCGAGAACGACGCCGCCACGCAGGGGGTCGTCGCACAGGGTCTCCTCTGGGCCGACCAACTCTCTGGCGTAGACACTCAAGAACTGGCTACTCCGGTGGTCGGATACCTGCTTGACGAACTCTGGGATGCGGACGCCGGGACGTTCGCCAGTTCGCCCGACGCGACGACGTATCACATCACCTCCCGCGATGCAGGTGATACGACAGGCGGGCTCAACGCCGCGGACGTTCTGCTCGACGTTGACGTACAAGAGACGTACGCGCGCTACTTCAACCAGACGTTCAACCGAGGACGCCTCCAGCGTGCGGAGCGACCGCAGTCACGCGACACGAACGCCGAACACACGCTTCCGCTCCCGCCGGCCGCCGGGGGCGAGTTCGGACAGGCGGCCGTCTACAACGACGCCGTCGAGTACGACACCGAGTCGGACGCATGGGCTGTTGTTGACGATGGATTCACGACGGCAAACGCGCTCTACTTAGCGAATCAGGATATCTGGATCAGCCAGTGGGGCGGCGACTTCTATCGCGGACGCGGTGTGCCGGGTCAGGCGGAGACGCCGCCGTAG
- the ncsA gene encoding tRNA 2-thiolation protein NcsA — MECDKCDRDAVMHAGYSGAHLCENHFCASVEKRVRGRIRKDSLVPRDATPEDPERWVIGLSGGKDSVVLTHILDETFGKDPRIEMMALTIHEGIEGYRDESVEACVELSDDLQMRHELVTYEEEFGVQMDDVAREDPENMAPCAYCGVFRRDLLESYAEEFSADKLLTGHNLDDEAETALMNILEGDVKQMAKHFDASLGPFDERNPSDDFVPRAKPLRDIPEKEVALYAHLKDLPAHITECPHASEAFRGEIQELMLDLEDDHPGTRHSIMSGYEEIAEMAADRYRSGDDDVDLNDCERCGSKTARDVCRKCRLLESIRAV; from the coding sequence ATGGAGTGCGACAAGTGCGACCGGGACGCGGTGATGCACGCGGGGTATTCGGGGGCACATCTCTGTGAGAATCACTTCTGTGCCTCGGTGGAGAAACGCGTCCGCGGTCGGATTCGCAAGGACAGCCTCGTCCCGCGGGATGCAACGCCCGAGGACCCCGAGCGCTGGGTTATCGGCCTCTCTGGCGGGAAGGACAGCGTCGTACTCACCCACATCCTCGACGAAACCTTCGGGAAAGACCCTCGCATCGAGATGATGGCGCTGACCATCCACGAAGGAATCGAGGGCTACCGTGACGAGAGCGTCGAGGCCTGCGTCGAACTTTCGGACGACCTGCAGATGCGACACGAACTCGTCACCTACGAGGAGGAGTTCGGCGTCCAGATGGACGATGTTGCGCGTGAGGACCCGGAGAATATGGCTCCCTGTGCGTACTGTGGTGTCTTCCGCCGCGACCTCTTGGAATCGTACGCAGAGGAGTTCAGCGCGGACAAACTACTCACGGGTCACAATCTCGATGACGAGGCGGAGACGGCGTTGATGAACATCCTCGAAGGCGACGTAAAGCAGATGGCAAAACACTTCGACGCGAGTCTCGGCCCGTTCGACGAACGCAACCCCTCCGATGATTTCGTCCCGCGAGCGAAACCCCTCCGCGACATCCCCGAGAAGGAAGTTGCCCTGTACGCTCACCTGAAGGACCTTCCCGCACACATCACGGAGTGCCCACACGCCTCCGAAGCGTTCCGTGGCGAGATTCAGGAACTCATGCTCGATTTAGAAGACGACCATCCCGGGACTCGTCACTCGATCATGTCGGGCTACGAGGAGATCGCCGAGATGGCGGCCGACCGGTACCGCAGCGGCGACGACGACGTAGACTTGAACGACTGCGAACGCTGCGGGTCAAAGACGGCGCGCGACGTGTGTCGTAAGTGCCGTCTGCTGGAGTCGATCCGGGCTGTCTGA
- a CDS encoding DUF4112 domain-containing protein, producing MVRDDIANGRDGYGGEIPESVDQAAVERMRSVAYVLDDLVGIPGTNSRVGIDPVLGTVPVVGDVVSAAFSLYIVLESARLGVSYKTLLVMIANVAIDTAGGSLPYVGVLFDAVWKANKWNVEMALAELTDGMDLEDEFGDDGDEDEGPITIDIK from the coding sequence ATGGTACGAGATGACATCGCAAACGGGCGAGACGGCTACGGTGGAGAGATACCCGAGAGCGTAGACCAAGCGGCCGTCGAGCGGATGCGATCAGTCGCGTACGTTCTCGACGACCTTGTGGGGATTCCGGGAACGAACAGTCGTGTCGGCATCGACCCAGTGCTCGGCACGGTCCCCGTCGTCGGCGACGTGGTGAGCGCCGCGTTCTCGCTGTACATCGTCCTCGAATCGGCCCGACTCGGCGTCTCGTACAAAACGCTGTTAGTGATGATCGCAAACGTCGCCATCGACACCGCTGGCGGGTCGCTACCGTACGTCGGCGTCCTTTTTGACGCGGTCTGGAAGGCGAACAAGTGGAACGTAGAGATGGCGCTCGCAGAACTCACGGACGGCATGGACCTCGAAGACGAGTTCGGCGACGACGGAGACGAGGACGAAGGCCCCATCACCATCGACATAAAGTGA
- a CDS encoding SDR family NAD(P)-dependent oxidoreductase, whose protein sequence is MTRTAVVVGASSGIGRALASELADAGYEVGLAARRLSKLESLGADLPTKSYVARMDVSDPDEARDRMDRLADAMDGVDLVVLSAGVGHENRELAWEPERDTVDVNVRGFAALATWSMEHFESRGGGHLVGISSVAEFFGNPVAPAYNASKAFVSRYLDGLRSRAVASEADITVTDVIPGFVDTEMAIGETFWMASPETAAEQIHAAIRAERNRVYVTRRWRLVALLVRLLPEFVTRRAFD, encoded by the coding sequence ATGACTCGGACTGCCGTCGTCGTCGGCGCATCGTCCGGTATCGGCCGCGCTCTCGCTTCCGAACTGGCTGACGCCGGATACGAGGTCGGTCTCGCGGCGCGCCGCCTCTCGAAACTCGAATCGCTCGGTGCGGACCTCCCGACGAAATCGTACGTCGCGCGCATGGACGTGTCGGATCCCGACGAGGCTAGAGACCGGATGGACCGTCTCGCCGATGCAATGGATGGTGTGGACCTCGTCGTCCTTTCGGCGGGCGTCGGTCACGAAAACCGCGAGTTAGCGTGGGAGCCAGAACGCGACACTGTGGACGTGAACGTCCGCGGATTCGCCGCCCTCGCCACGTGGTCGATGGAACACTTCGAGTCCCGCGGCGGTGGCCACCTCGTCGGCATCTCGTCAGTTGCGGAGTTCTTCGGTAACCCCGTCGCGCCTGCCTACAACGCCTCGAAGGCGTTTGTCTCGCGCTATCTCGACGGTCTCCGTTCTCGCGCCGTGGCTTCGGAGGCGGACATTACCGTGACGGACGTGATCCCGGGATTCGTGGATACGGAGATGGCGATTGGCGAGACGTTCTGGATGGCCTCTCCCGAGACGGCCGCCGAACAGATTCACGCCGCGATTCGCGCCGAACGGAACCGCGTGTACGTCACTCGTCGGTGGCGACTCGTCGCCCTCCTCGTTCGACTGCTGCCCGAATTCGTGACGCGCCGCGCGTTCGACTGA
- a CDS encoding RIO1 family regulatory kinase/ATPase domain-containing protein: protein MVRNVAGVMAELESEDFYLLSGVEQGMRFGEWVNRGKLPDLSGLTPENVEYRLNRCMRRDLVERKTIQYEGYKLAVEGYDALALRTFSKRDTIQGVGAPLGVGKESDVFEVQSYKPLALKFHREGYTNFREVMREREYTSDNQHVSWLYTARKAAEREYEVLEDLYPDVSVPRPIDQNRHAIVMEKLGGVELDRAKLEDDQVVGVLDLVLNEVAAAYDAGYVHADMSEYNVAVGEQGVIIFDWPQAVSTDHDNARELLERDVKNVLGYFRRKYPASIPDDIDEPSLCDAVAENEFQTVRAFAN, encoded by the coding sequence ATGGTGCGGAACGTCGCGGGTGTGATGGCCGAACTCGAATCCGAGGACTTCTACCTCCTCTCTGGCGTCGAGCAGGGGATGCGCTTCGGAGAGTGGGTGAACCGCGGCAAACTCCCCGACCTCTCCGGTCTCACACCGGAGAACGTAGAATACCGACTGAACCGTTGCATGCGACGTGACCTCGTCGAACGCAAGACTATCCAGTACGAGGGGTACAAACTCGCCGTCGAAGGCTACGACGCCTTAGCCCTCCGGACGTTCTCGAAACGAGACACCATCCAAGGTGTCGGTGCCCCCCTCGGCGTCGGGAAGGAAAGCGACGTGTTCGAGGTGCAGTCGTACAAACCGCTGGCGCTGAAGTTCCACCGCGAGGGATACACGAACTTCCGAGAGGTGATGCGCGAACGCGAATACACCTCCGACAACCAGCACGTATCGTGGCTGTACACCGCACGCAAGGCGGCCGAGCGCGAGTACGAGGTGTTAGAAGACCTCTATCCCGACGTGTCGGTCCCTCGGCCCATCGACCAGAACCGCCACGCTATCGTGATGGAGAAACTCGGAGGCGTCGAACTCGACCGGGCGAAACTCGAAGACGATCAAGTGGTTGGCGTCCTCGACCTCGTGCTGAACGAGGTGGCGGCAGCCTACGACGCCGGGTACGTCCACGCCGACATGAGCGAGTACAACGTCGCGGTCGGTGAGCAGGGCGTAATTATCTTCGATTGGCCGCAGGCGGTTTCGACCGACCACGACAACGCGCGTGAACTCCTCGAACGCGACGTGAAGAACGTTCTCGGCTACTTCAGACGGAAATATCCCGCGTCGATACCCGATGACATCGACGAGCCGTCGCTATGTGACGCCGTCGCAGAAAACGAGTTCCAAACGGTCCGCGCGTTCGCTAACTAA
- a CDS encoding deoxyribonuclease IV: protein MRVGAHVSMSSSKVSSDEETPPHGNVANAVHRQVAFGGNCGQIFTTSPQVWRDPDISDAEAELFREETAGKLDGPWVIHSSYLVNLCTPKDDLRQKSLDSMQTEVDMAAKLGIEYVNVHLGAHTGAGEEQGLDNAVSVLDELDIPDDVTVLIESDAGSGTKMGDEFEHLAYVLEQSEQDLDICLDTAHAFAAGYDLSTSDGVEETVAELDDVVGLEHLACVHLNDSKHECGTNKDEHAHIGEGLIGEEGMRAFINHPDLLDVPLVLETPTENGKGFAWNIERVRELRES, encoded by the coding sequence ATGCGAGTCGGAGCACACGTCTCAATGTCCAGTTCGAAAGTCTCCTCGGACGAGGAGACGCCGCCGCACGGGAACGTCGCCAACGCCGTCCACAGACAGGTCGCCTTCGGCGGCAACTGCGGGCAGATATTCACGACGTCGCCGCAGGTGTGGCGCGACCCGGATATCTCCGATGCGGAGGCCGAACTCTTTCGGGAGGAAACGGCCGGTAAACTCGACGGCCCGTGGGTCATCCACTCGTCGTACCTCGTGAACCTCTGTACGCCGAAAGACGACCTCCGACAGAAGTCGCTCGACTCCATGCAGACGGAAGTCGATATGGCGGCGAAACTCGGCATCGAGTACGTCAACGTCCATCTCGGCGCGCACACCGGCGCGGGAGAGGAACAGGGTCTCGACAACGCCGTCTCCGTTCTCGATGAACTCGATATTCCGGACGACGTGACTGTCCTCATCGAATCCGATGCGGGCAGTGGGACGAAGATGGGCGACGAATTTGAACACCTCGCGTACGTCCTCGAACAGTCCGAACAGGACCTCGATATCTGTCTCGACACCGCACACGCCTTCGCCGCCGGATACGACCTCTCGACTTCTGACGGTGTCGAGGAGACGGTTGCGGAACTCGACGACGTGGTCGGCCTCGAGCATCTCGCGTGCGTCCACCTGAACGACTCGAAACACGAGTGCGGGACGAACAAGGACGAACACGCTCACATCGGTGAAGGCCTCATCGGCGAGGAGGGGATGCGCGCGTTCATCAACCACCCGGATCTTCTGGACGTGCCGCTCGTCTTGGAGACGCCGACGGAGAACGGCAAAGGCTTCGCGTGGAACATCGAACGCGTGCGCGAACTTCGCGAGTCGTAA
- a CDS encoding peroxiredoxin family protein: MSDVGIAVGETVPDVQQSLVQPDGETETASLSELVEEQPVLLNFYTVDFSPDCISEWCEFRDFDWFASGDAVQVVGASKSGERLHRKFISQFDLGFPLFADTTLELADAFGVRYKAFGLSHRAHRSCFLVDEEMTVRYKWIGEHWMDPTRDTPPVSEIHEAIVDELTIDQTETFGF; this comes from the coding sequence ATGTCAGATGTGGGGATTGCGGTTGGGGAGACAGTTCCGGACGTACAGCAATCGTTGGTTCAGCCTGACGGGGAAACGGAGACAGCCTCACTGTCGGAACTCGTGGAGGAACAGCCGGTTCTGTTGAACTTCTACACCGTCGATTTCAGTCCCGACTGCATCTCTGAATGGTGTGAATTCCGCGATTTCGACTGGTTCGCAAGCGGTGACGCGGTGCAGGTCGTCGGTGCGAGCAAATCCGGCGAGCGACTCCATCGGAAGTTCATCAGCCAGTTCGACCTCGGGTTCCCGCTCTTTGCAGACACTACCCTCGAACTAGCCGACGCGTTCGGCGTACGGTACAAGGCGTTCGGTCTGTCACACCGCGCACACCGGTCCTGTTTTCTCGTCGATGAAGAGATGACAGTCCGCTACAAATGGATCGGCGAACACTGGATGGACCCGACGCGTGACACCCCACCCGTCAGCGAGATACACGAGGCAATCGTTGACGAGTTAACCATTGACCAAACGGAGACGTTCGGATTCTAA
- a CDS encoding DUF7095 family protein, whose product MERGRAIDRVEAILDAVESDPMPVPVREVWVYGDVALGLDPIERLDVYVTKDLLMRGDSELGEQFEQSHGVKGVGKSVSAEWADTYPEHLRANANGYAAPEKCLAAHLLLDDEPVHLEVCNASFEDNVTQRLKGALARDAYEQILDPRGVCLYADSQRSESALEKLRAGELVFPTLPEALQMLGMEDESASEAADAVRDYRAAQTGSTVRGDVV is encoded by the coding sequence ATGGAACGCGGCCGCGCTATCGACCGAGTGGAGGCGATTCTCGACGCCGTCGAATCCGATCCGATGCCCGTCCCCGTCCGCGAGGTGTGGGTGTACGGCGACGTTGCGCTCGGACTCGACCCCATCGAACGACTGGACGTGTACGTCACGAAGGACCTCCTCATGCGCGGGGACAGCGAACTCGGCGAACAGTTCGAGCAATCGCACGGTGTGAAAGGCGTCGGCAAGAGCGTCTCCGCCGAGTGGGCCGACACCTACCCCGAACACCTCCGCGCCAACGCCAACGGCTACGCCGCCCCAGAAAAATGTCTGGCTGCACACCTCCTCCTGGACGACGAACCCGTCCATCTCGAAGTGTGCAACGCCTCATTCGAGGACAACGTCACGCAACGGTTGAAGGGCGCACTCGCACGCGACGCTTACGAGCAAATTCTCGACCCGCGAGGCGTCTGCCTGTACGCCGACAGTCAACGCTCCGAATCCGCCCTTGAGAAGCTCCGAGCGGGCGAACTCGTCTTCCCGACGCTCCCCGAAGCGTTGCAAATGCTCGGGATGGAAGACGAATCGGCGTCGGAGGCGGCCGACGCCGTCCGCGACTACCGCGCCGCACAGACCGGTTCGACGGTACGCGGCGACGTGGTGTAG
- a CDS encoding class I SAM-dependent methyltransferase has translation MRKFSPEYLRRTREGMWDDSRDALQDLSLPDRSRVLDVGCGTGELSRVLDAETPGEVVCLDADPELLRVAREAADLPTVVGDATRLPFPDDTFDLVVCQALLVNLPRPTDAIESFTRASSDLVAAVEPDNAAVGVDSTVSAEVALERSVRESYMAGVQTDVALGDRLPDIFESVGLCDVRTRRYFHRKLIEPPYDDAALEDAARKANGTGLAAHETELRRTLSDDEYDALRRDWREMGRTVVEQMQDERYRRAEVVPFDVVVGRVPE, from the coding sequence GTGCGGAAGTTTTCGCCCGAGTACCTGCGGCGGACGCGCGAGGGGATGTGGGACGACTCCCGTGACGCCCTCCAAGACCTGTCGCTACCGGACCGGTCGCGCGTGTTAGATGTCGGATGCGGCACCGGTGAACTCTCTCGCGTCCTCGACGCGGAGACGCCCGGCGAGGTGGTCTGTCTCGACGCCGATCCCGAACTCCTCCGCGTCGCACGCGAGGCGGCCGACCTGCCGACCGTCGTCGGCGACGCCACGCGCCTGCCGTTCCCGGACGATACCTTTGATCTCGTGGTGTGTCAGGCGCTTCTCGTGAATCTCCCGCGACCAACAGACGCCATTGAGTCGTTCACCCGCGCTTCTTCGGATCTCGTCGCTGCCGTCGAACCGGACAACGCCGCCGTCGGCGTCGATTCGACTGTCTCGGCGGAAGTCGCACTCGAACGGTCCGTCCGCGAGTCGTATATGGCGGGCGTCCAGACCGACGTGGCGCTCGGTGACAGACTCCCCGACATCTTCGAGTCGGTCGGTCTGTGCGACGTACGAACGCGCCGGTACTTCCACCGAAAGCTGATCGAACCGCCGTACGACGATGCCGCTCTCGAAGATGCCGCACGGAAGGCAAACGGGACGGGACTGGCCGCTCACGAGACGGAACTTCGGCGGACGCTGTCTGACGACGAGTACGACGCCCTCAGACGTGACTGGCGCGAGATGGGTCGTACGGTCGTCGAACAGATGCAGGACGAGCGATACCGACGGGCCGAAGTCGTCCCGTTCGATGTTGTCGTCGGACGCGTCCCCGAGTGA